ATCATTTAAATGTTTTGAAATATTTGCTTGTTTTTCACGAAGAATATCAACGAAAGTATTAACTTCACATTCGTTTTCGACACAAGAAAAAAGATGAATAATTAACTTTAATTTAACTTCTTTAGAAAGAAGGGTTAAAAGTTTAGTTGTTTTCATATTAGAAGTTTACTTCATCAAGATCTTGTTTCATCTTTTTAATAAAATCATCATGATCATCAA
This sequence is a window from Mycoplasmopsis gallopavonis. Protein-coding genes within it:
- a CDS encoding ArsR/SmtB family transcription factor — protein: MKTTKLLTLLSKEVKLKLIIHLFSCVENECEVNTFVDILREKQANISKHLNDLKREGVVESRKVGVFVYYYMLPSFKNKYGALLEEIIKLEEMQKFECKCSST